DNA from Brassica napus cultivar Da-Ae chromosome C4, Da-Ae, whole genome shotgun sequence:
GGGTTTTACATACATTTACTAACGTTGACGTTAAATCCGTAACTTGACCGTTTATTAAATGTGATGTGGCGGTGACGTGGCTtccaatttttgaaaatattaaaacagcATCGTTTTGTTCCctttataaaattaatcaaaaaatttcattttatcaAGGTTGGAGATTGGAACCCGGATTGGATTAAGAAATTCTTAAGTGATCAACCAGTATGCCATAGTTGTCTTCTTCATGTGTCTGTCTTTAAATCAGAAAAGGGTTTCGTCATTATACATGGGTCCGATTTAACTGTGTTAGAGGAGTTGGTATAGTCTTATATAGCTGACTACTCTTAGGCTTTGGAGAACTTGTTAGTTGTTGGTGAACATTGAACAATGCTTCTAAAGCCATTTTTGCTTGTTTTACCATTCGCGACATTGGATTGGTGTAAAGGAGTCGTCTTTATCTTCTTCCCAATCTTATTCACTACGCCGAGGTCTATACATCTCGAAAAAGAAAGACTATAAAACTCAAATTCTAATCTTAAAGCCCTTTATCCAATTATGCATCTAAACATTGGATTTCTGCAGtcacaaaaatatattctaagatTAACGTATTCACCAATCACAAGCACTACCAAATTATGTTTCTGTCTAATGCCAATCGGTCGGATAAATTTAACGAtcttagtaaaataaaaaattagagcAAAAGAAGAATTGGACAGATACgggaagaagacgaagagaaaTATTAGAATGAAATATGCATTGGttataataaatacaaaaacatataGAACACAATTACTAAATCGTGTTTGGCAAAGGGGTTGAGCCTAGAATTATTATTCAATCAACCTGAGTTCCAGTACCTGCACCACCCACTTTTgaagaatcttttttttattaaacaataaTAGAAACAGAACTACGTCGTTTCGATTATTTGAAACCAAGTCGCCGCCACGTCACCTATAATAAACGGTAAAATTACGGAATTAACGTCAACGTTAGTCAAATGTATGTAAAACCCGTTTTTTATGAGTTGAAGTATgaaatttgaatataaattGACTTGAAGTATGTTTTAGCACAGGTGACGAGGTATGTTCGGATCGGGACCGCGATGCTGTGTTGATGTATGAATTGGCTGATTTCCCCTTTTAAAGTATATGAATTGACATAACACTGCTATGGTCGTGATTTAAGTGGCTCCCATCACAATCGGGAAAACGGCCAATTCATACATCAACAGCGGGACGCGGTCCCGATCAATACATGAACTCCAGACCTGTgcaaaaacatacatcaacaacatttttatttaaaattcatacataAACTAACACTCTTCTGTCAATACATACATAAACCGAGTTTCCGTTATCTTTATTCTAACGGTGTATTATGTGGATTTAACGTTGGTTACGTGGATTAAATGAGTTTATTACGTGGATTATCAGAACGAAAAAATAGAAAACGACGTCGTTGTGGGCTTTTGAAAACGCGTCGTTTTGTTTTTTCTGAAACAAAAGTCACTTTCTCACTTTCTTCGTTTGCTGTCGACAACTCAAGAAAAGAATCAGAGTTTGGGAGAGAAGAGAGTAAAACGTGATTGAGAGAGAAGAATTACAAAATTAGGTGTTAAGGGAACGATTTAAGGAGCTGAAAACACGTCTAGAAGAGAACATTTGGAATGAGGTAATgttagaaaagagaaaaaatccGAGAGCACAcaaggtgttcgaggaaatgtgtctgtgaaattttttttcatgattttttcTGTAACTGATGTTTTGTGTAATTGTTGCAGTGGAGATAcaacttttataataaactatGACGGAAAGTTTGAGAATTTGGAAGAAGGTCTCACCTATGTTGGGGGAAAAATTCATTATCTTGAAACCGCAGCTCAGTTTCTATTTGGTGGGATAATCTCGGCAGACATTGTTGATATGTATGGGCAGCGAGTGTGGTACAAGCTTCCTAACGAAAGATTATCAGAGTTGAAGGTGTTGTGTGATGGTGGTATAAACTTTCAAAACATGTGTACTGCTACACAATGGGTAAGGAAAGTGGAAGTGTACCTTGAACACGAGGAGGTTAACAATGAGGCTGAAGAGACTGAATCTTTGGATGAAAATGTTGATGATTCTCGAATAGGCAGGAATGAGGCCCGAGAGAACCCGGAATCAGATCTGCAGGAAGAGGCTGTGGAAGAGATAGTTCTCGGGTTTGTTGATGAGGAAGAGGACAATGAAGCTCTTAGAGATACACCTCCTGCCtcagatgatgaagatgacACCGAACCCGGATATGAAAGATGGcgaagaggaagtggagagtTGAAGATTATGCATGTTTTTGAAAGTAAAAAAGAGTTCAAGGAAGCTGTGTTAGAGTATGCATTAATGGGAGGTTGGAATGTCAAATACACAAGATGGGGAAATGACATCTCCGAGGCAAAGTGTGCTGTCGTCGGTGAGGTTCCTTGTACTTGGCGAATCTATTGTTCTTATGAGAGAGTAGTGGATGCATACATGGTGAAGTCGTTCCAAGAAGAGCATTCTTGCACCAAAGACGGGTATTGCAAGTTATTGACTGACAGTGTCATTGGTAGGCTTCTTATAAATGAGGTTAGACACGAAAATGCATTGATGCCAAGGGCCATACAAGACATCATTCAAGAGAGATACAACTTGACAGTGACACATGATATCGCAAGAAAGGCGCGGAAGAGAGCATTGGATATGATAAGTGCAGAGTTTGATGAGCAATTTGCAAGGATTAAAGACTACAAAGAGCAAATCCTAGAgtaagtttattttttaaaaacgtcTACGGTTGATCTTCTTTGTAACAACCAtttgagttttgttttaaattgttGCTTGCATTTGTTTGACAGATCGAACCCGGGGTCTACGGTTGATCTTGTAACAACCATTAGAGATGACGGTGTCGAGATCTTCGACAAGTTCTATGTGTGTTTTAAAGCTCTGAAGACAATATGGCGAGCTTATTGTCGGCCCATTTTTGGGATTGATGGATGCTTCATGAAATCTACCTCAAAAGGACAACTCCTTGCAGCTGTGGGTAGAGACGCAAACAATCAAATATACCCTGTTGCGTGGGGAATTGTTCAAGTTGAGGACGCTGACAATTGGAAGTGGTTCATTCAAAGGGTGAAGTCTGATTTAGACCTCAAAAATGGTGAAGGGTTCACACTTATCTCCGACAAACAGAAGGTAAGCTTGTTCATATTTTTAATACACTTTCAATCAAATTTTCTCATTCGACTTGTCCTTATTGACAGGGACTTATAAAGGCTGTGGAAGAAGAACTTCCTCACATAGAACACCGGACGTGCACTAGACACATATACGGGAACATCAAGAAGCTACACCCCAACAAGCCTAGgtttaaaaatttgttttggGCAGTGGCAAATAGCTTCAACGAGGGTGATTATAAAGCGGCACTGAAGGAGCTTAAAGCCTTTGATTCTCAGATCTATGATGACTTGATGGTGAGAGATCCTACAACTTGTACTCGTGCATTCTTCAGCACCACTCCTAGTTGCGAAGATGGCCTCAACAATTTCTCAGAGTCTTACAACAGCGGTTTGAAGAAAGCACGTTCTCTGCCTTTAGTGGGAATGCTTGAGACCATGAGAAGACAAGCTATGGTTAGAATCGaggtgaggaagaagaaattgGTGAAGTATAAGGCTAAATACAGTTTAAAGGTTGCTAAAACCATCGCTGAAGAGACAAAAAATCGCAAATGGTGCAAGAAAAGGACCCCTGGTCCTAATGGTGTTTCAGAAGTCGAAGAAAATGGCATTTCTCACACTGTCAATATGGACAGGAGAACATGTACCTGCAGAAGATGAGACCTCACCGGGATTCCGTGTCGTCATGCTTTGAAGGTGATTCAAGACAAGAAACTTAATGCTGAGAATTTTGTGGCGGATTGTTACTTAACGACTTTGTGGAAGCAGCAGTATAGTGATTCAATCACTCCAGTCGAAGGAATGAAGTTTTGGAAGGAAGCTCCTGGTTCTCAGATTCAACCGCCAGCAAGACCTGCTGAGAAAGGTCGAAAGAAGAATccagagaagaggaagaagtcgATTTATGAGTCTCCTACCAAAGGGAAGAAAGTTTCTAAACATTTGAAGACTATTCATTGTTATCGATGTGGTTTTCCTGGCCATAACTCTTTATACTGCAAGAATGATGGAGTTCCTAACAAGCCGAGGAAGATTTATCCAAGGAAGAAGACACAGCCATCGCAAGGTGAAGGTCAGGGACCAAGTCAGCCATCACAAAGCGAAGCTCCGGGACCAAGTCAGCCATCACAAGCTCAGGGACCAAGTCAACCACCAGCCTAAATTCAGGTTTGCTCTCCTATTTATGTTTCATTGGTCTTGTGATAATCTTCTAACAGCATTGGTCTTTTGATAATCTTCTAACAGCAATTTTGGCTCTTTTTCAGGTCTCAGGTTATTATTAAGGATCGGTTTCTTTTGGTATCATATTTGGTTTTTGGTGTGTTGTCCTAGTATGAAGCGGCTAAGATGTTTCAAAAGTCTTATCTTTTGTATAACTTAGTGATGTTCTAAAACTTATCTATTTTGTAAAACTTGTTATGTTATCACAATCTTCTGTTTAAAATAGTTCTTATCTTATAACAGAAGCTGTTAACCCCTTGAAAAACAACCAATCCGACAAACATATTGTAACTGAAACTGAAACAATTCATTGCAATCTTGCACATTAGTACATAGCAAAATAGTAGTACACAATCATCATTCCAACTCCACAAACTaccatcttcttcaagctcTTCACATCTTTCTCATACCCGTGAACCAACTCTTTCATCTCCTTCATCTCTTTTTCAAACCCAGCCAAAGCATCACCCAAATCTTCAATCTTTTTTTCATAGCTTCTCACTACATCTTCACATCTCTGAGACTGAAGCTCCAAACGGCCGATTTTGTCATCATACAAGCTCTTCATATCATCAATTTCCTCCACAGCAGACTCATCCGTCCATTTGAACAAATGATTCTTATCCTACACAAGAATAGAATCAATCCGACTAAGCTTAGAACAtacacaaaaacaaacaaagttaGATTGTTTACCTCTTCACTACCATTAGGACAACCATGGAAAAGTCTCCCTGGGTTCTTGGTCGTTTTGGATGTAAAAATCACAGCGCCTGCTCCACACTTCTTACAAGCACTCGGAAACCCTCTTTCAATCCTCTCTCGCCTCCAATTTTGCCTCCAATTTCCGCTCATAGCTGCTCAATGATAACTCAATTAAACATCCTACATATAGACCTAAACCTTGATTGATAACAAAAAACGATAATGTTTACCTGTATCATACGAGGAATTAGGGTTCGATGTGGTAGACATTATTGGTTCTCTCTCAATCCCGTTttactctcttcttctctctcaatCACGTTTTACTCTCTTCTCTCCCAAACTCTGATTCTTTTCTTGAGTTGTCGACAGCAAACGAAGAAAGTGAGAAAGTGACTTTTGTTTCAGAAAAAACAAAACGACGCGTTTTCAAAAGCCCACAACGACGTCGTTTTCTATTTTTTCGTTCTGATAATCCACGTAATAAACTCATTTAATCCACGTAACCAACGTTAAATCCACATAATACACCGTTAGAATAAAGATAACGGAAACTCGGTTTATGTATGTATTGACAGAAGAGTGTTAGTTtatgtatgaattttaaataaaaatgttgttgatgtatgtttttgcACAGGTCTGGAGTTCATGTATTGATCGGGACCGCGTCCCGCTGTTGATGTATGAATTGGCCGTTTTCCCCATCACAATCATAGTTCGCTCCTGcatttatacaaatatattagtTTCAGTGTCTTGATGCATTTTTCTTTGGAGTACATTCAGGATTTGAGTCTTCACAACCATCAAAATCCTAACTCAAATATATAGGGGGATCGAAAGCCTGCCAAGTAATTATGAGTTACAAGACTATAAAATCTAATGCAACAAAGATCAGAAACTGCTGAAAGGAATAATAACAAGAACTTCAATATCTCTCTGAACACAGCTAACGCAACAAATGCTACCTTGTGCGCAGGAGAGAGATTCGGATATGATCTTTCCCATTTCTTCAGGTCCTTTTCCGAAGGTTCGATTTGGGCCTTTTGTTCCTTTGTGGGTAGTTTAGCCCAAAATGTAAGTGTAAATAAAACGGGAGCTGGAGTAGGAAATAATCTGATTTTCCATACTATAACTGTTTCAGGTTACGAAATTTAATTCCTAGGATAAGCATTGAATAGCTTAAAAGTAAACTGGTTTGGTCATCGTCCGAATTCAAAACGCGCACACTATAACATTTCTTCTTATTCCTTTTTGATAGtgattatacaaaaaaaataacatcatTAATTCCGAAGAAAAAGATAATTTTAGAAGACTTGTTTGTACATGTATACGCGGTTAGTACAGTTCAATACTCAATGAAGTTTCAGATGAAATTTTGCCATTGGCTTCTTCACATTTTTAGCTTTGGTGTCCAAAGAGTTCAAATGTGATATCTACTCTAAAACTGCCTCTTTTTTGTAAAGAACTCTTTAGCTCTTTTAACTTAACATCACTTTTTTCTGAAGTTCAGAACACGTGTTTTACAGAGGAAAAGTATGTCATCATAGTGGTATTGTACGCGTTGCAATAATTCGATTATTTCACATATTTTTCTATCttcttaaaagattttttttttactccttgaacatgcttctatattgttttagataaaaaaaatacaaatagcTAACGacccaaaaataataaaagcaaTTGGTTGATCCACCTTATAGAGCAAAATTATGAGAACGAAACCAAAATTACGACcaggaaaatataaatttttgtatatcCCTCATCATCCTACAGGCTACAGCACCTTCCTAAAACCACATAATTCATCATGATTTACAGATGACATTAATTGCTGATAATTAGTTATAATTGGCATAGGCATgggcattttaacctggacccgaagacccgaaccggaaccgacccaaaaatacccgacccggaaccggaccgaaaatttacaagtaccttttgggtctaaatttttttttcccgacagaaccggaaccgaaaaggaaccgacccgaatagacccggacccgaaaagaaccaacccgaatagatccgacccgataagaaccgatttgtacccgacttaaaaacatgtatatctaaaactatgatgtttttgtgttctattatatataaattattttatgatttagttgaaatatcttttgttaacaacatttgttattattttttaacatttttaaagtaatataaagctttaaaatgtaaaatttagagttttaaaatgttttattttaattattaatagtttcatttaaattattttgtggtataaatcatggagtggattgccattaaccaggcccggtccaagaccggcccaatacctagaagatggagaaacggccgaagccctagagagaggagagagagagagccgacttcaggagagagagaatggcggccacaaagcttggagaaaaggaaactcttttcttttcctagtagatgtaatctttccattattatgtattagtacttTTCCTAATCCTActgagtttaggttttggatactttccttttatcttcatcttgtaatccttatttAAAGGAACCCCttgttcattaataataacacagaaatattcagtctctaaactctctatttacaacacgttatcagcacgatagactccaaaaccctgagacaaaacctaacctaaaatccgtcacacataaaccctaaatcaggcgcaacttaaaatcgatcgatctctcAAACTCTGAGGAACCAGACGAtgagccacatatcaaattgaagctcttgacgagaagAATCTATCATCGCAAACTGttcgtcgatccgatctcagatgcgcccacactcgcagaaaAAATACGCGGCGCCGTCTTGATCTTTTGAAACCCTAatcccgaagaaccctaaattgttcttgcttgcaTTCTAGCTTGCAAACTCCGATCAGGCTCAACTCCGATCAAGCTCAGCTTCAGACGTTCCCTGTCCGTGATCAACGTCCTCAGCCTCAGCTCAGCTTGCGTCCAGCTCAGACCAAATCCCGACCAGACGCAACCGTCCGCGAGAAGAAACAAGCTCGCGATAGCTCTCGGCAACGCGACCCCGACTGCACGCGTTCGTCTCAGCTCGTCTCTTatctttggtggtccggttcagacctgcaaaacaaaagtaatcctaattctgagaacataaatcgaacctggttgttttgtaaagattgaaaccctaaaagataatctctaaaactaaaagccatAGGTTAAATAGATAAATtccctatgagtaaatcgatgctctataagttcgatcaaaacctaaaaacgagattgatccaatgatcaattaaaatcagaaccttaaaggtttttgaatctcaaatcaaatctccttgatcaaagatcaaagttttcgaaatcccctaaaaccctaattttggaaaattggttttaattttgatttgaaacttgagtgtTTGATTGATCGCCTAGAGTTATGATTAGgaacttgaatctgaatctTATTTATACCGAAACCCTAGAATTGATTAAGATTATTTGCATACATATGAATCTAAATATGAATTGTATTCATACTGTTTAAAAGGAATCGACCAGCATGTAGTTTATAAAATCTTGAACCGTTTGCATTAAGTAGAACtacatggccgtgtggcttgaTGATTGTttcgcaccatggtcgattagattgCTTGATTTTCATAAATGCGTAAGACATGTCTGTGGCCGAGCTTGTCGATTATCttgcggccacatgatcacattgtgagacttaattttgaatgatgatgtgattcagatgtcgaaaatctcaaacagagactatgcagcccttaatctctccggagataactacttgcagtgggcactagatacaaagatcagtCTAAGGTcaaagggacttggtgatagtatcatcaagggcaacaatgagaccgataagaatcggtacatggctataagtattatacgccatcacctcattgaaggtctaaaagatcagtacatcacgatggaaaatccactagaacTTTGGGATGCTTTACATCATAGATATGATaaccagaaaacggtgttacttccaaaggctagaaacGACTGgaagaatcttagattcttggATTATAAGTCGGTGGATGAGTACAATTCAGTCTTATTTAAGACGGTCTtgatgctgagactttgtggtgaagtagtaaccgaaGAAGAGTTACTTGAGAAGACTTACTCTACATTCCATTCATCAAATGTGATACTGCAACAGCAGTACAGAATGAAAGGCTtcgccacatatactgatctgatctcgtgcctacttctggccgaggcaaacaatgagctcctgatgaagaacagtgaagcTAGACCTGTTGGAACAGCACCATTACCGGAAGCTAATGAGGTTGAAAAGAAAGAACCCAACAAGTGCAATTACGTCCAAAACAATAAGAGATCACACGGCAATGGCCGTGGTGGTTACAAGGGGCGTGGCAGTGACAATTACTCGAACAGCCGAGACAACTACTCGAccggccggaaaggaaaccacaataaccgtggtcgtggttccaattatgGTCGTGGCCGAGGTAGATATGGTCGTGGCCGAGGTAGATATGGTCGTGGTCGAGGCggcatatccaaaccgtcttactcgaccaaatccgtttgtcacagatgtggaatgggaaaccattgggccaagaactgtagaacccctaagcacttatgtgagctctaccaagaaagtctgaagaacaagaagccggAGGCTCACATGGTTCACGATTCCGGATATGAGGCCGATAATGATTCCGACATTGCTAAAGATGACCAGATGGActttgagacttctgattgtctcaagGACTAAATTTTGATACAacttgtcttattgctttatgttttgctttgatgtttcacgattatatatatatataataagaattgattttgaattcattatcttgtctgatcttacttgaacatataaatgattttaaagagttgcctaaatggcataaaaccaagtaagaaatcatgaatgggtatagtaagcatagtaaagaaactatgactaaggcattgccttaaaaggcattatacacacccaaaacaaatgtgacccattgaagttataatgtatGGTTTCCAAGTATAAACAATGGGTAAGGAAGGAAACAAGAAAAACGCCTaaagaccttgaaagaaagtggtcgagactatacttatgatctctactgatcaaaactatgctacagatcagtatgataaagaggcaagagatgtggtaaccatattgagataacaccacgaaattttacactatatggcatgataggattagccatcctaaagtctaaacCTGATGCAAAGATTGgaaaggcacagagttatcccgtaaaagatctcacgttgtgaaacatgtacacaaagggaaacacattaggcttaattgtcccaagcaccacgaccatatagtatggtcatgagggggatagaggataaacccatgatcaatactacaagttcgtgtaccactatggtctaagaccatgttatatggctcggtcattactcggccataaaggaccattcctcggccgtagaggccatgatacaaacggccaaaccgAAGAGACCATGTTATGGTCGGCTGCAAAGACCATCACCTATACACGGCCATCACCTATAGACGGCTTGGCCACGACTTGTATACGCATAGTGCAGGCTTGGCCGCACAcaagccattacctataaaaggttTGGCCATGTAAGTCAttatctataagactaagattctaaagtctataagcttggagacattatgttttacatgtatagaatgataatatgcatcaggccatataagtgagcataaatattcccatctcagattgaatacgggtcataaaaccagacatacaccatcttaagagattttgaataaaccaccacatacatacatgtgccatctaagatggaacctaagaagaggattgggaatatataagaataagatcttctccacGAAATAAAAAGGACcgagagccaaaacatgggtgatcaaatagtggccaggtacggattgcatgaaacaaatgaatccgaatattaaaggagaaagattataagctggataaaaaatgttaaaagtacgaatggttttaaccatcattgtcttggcaaagatcatcggactagagattatgatttaagacgtccaaagaaagattatataaagctagctaattgagaagctaatcgaaatgccagacactgacccgagaaatgactaaccaacttagcaccaaatgaatgtcctagaagagacataatcaagttgctatagagtctatacaagatagaccaagtgttccataagataaaggaatctcAGATAGAAaaatggtgcatagaatacagatccgagattataagagaaaccataccagacattgagaaaaggctgcgcagctacacatctaaggtaccaaaccatgtggcttgggacgccaagctactaggtaataaaggtcctggataataagatctcaaatctatagatcatgtctggaacataatggaaccacatgaaagtgtcgacacacacacacatttgtataaagatacataaagttatagcacttgaacataaagagataagcgaggatcatgtacccacgaatgagtactcatacaatcataaaagatcatagagattagaaaagataaaacatggaggttcaaagtatctaaaagagagatgggcgtattggccataaacatatacaaaaacaccatcataaaagatcatagagattagaaaagataaaacgttgaagttcaaagtatctaaaagagagatgggcgtattggccataaacatatacagaaacgccatctgataaaccagtgaaatatatggatcttgtgagaagtAAAGAAATCGTGAGAGATGTACATGATGTAAAGGTGTTCATGTTTCCTACTAACAGCATTCgattatagcttgttacacaaggtactcacagagatcaaaggaacatattataaggagataaactcctatgtggtggatgctgctacagatttttgaaattgaaaatggtctggtcataagaaagaaattagatacaaatgttgtagtaagcagcatatggatcattGGATAATATGAAAGAACAacttcgttcctaagctgattcatggactgaaacataaagcagctgcatatagtatgaaaaagaaattgatcacgcatgatcattgatcttggagttgtataaaagacaatccaatacagtccatatatttgaaattccttgtgattatactaaacttaaaagaggttagtaggcatagaataaatctatgtgggtgtccgacCAAAAGCGTCCGGCCCCGGCCCTTCAAACTAAAGATGTCCGACTATGTCCGTCTAAAGGCATCCGACTCTTCAGCAAAGAACGTCTGGCTATCCTACTAGACGCGTCCGGCTTTTAAGACTAAAAGGCGTCTagcccttcttcttgatcacgggctagtagagacaaaggatcaaccggatacaaatgtattgtagtccataagctTGTGAAAGCCGAGATTcatgacctaataatatatacttagcgtgtgatatgatccacagcAACTAAGGTCATGAGACACCATCATTAAGATAGGAATGCAAAATGAATACGGCATTACCTAAGGCAAAGAAATCGATGTCCACATCcatgagagtgttcggccgcagagccataataagagattataaactcatagcaatgatcattgatcttgaacactcatgagacaagtagtggacatgtatagacgaggtctatgacccaaACATGGATCGGCCAGATCGAGACACAGGTTCATGATAACCACGTCTAGTACATTGTCCATAAGTACTTAGTTTGTCCGATCAAAGTAAAGAGTTAAcagtagacgatcacgtctagactatggacacatgcaaacacgatttgcaaagacccaatagtgatccccgagaacaatatggttcacattatttagcacacatgctttaccgggacactcgatgtcaagagacatgagaaacgacctaaaAGGTCGAAGTGGTCTAGATACAGCTTAGTAATGAACTTGGCCGATTA
Protein-coding regions in this window:
- the LOC106415747 gene encoding uncharacterized protein At4g04775-like; the encoded protein is MSTTSNPNSSYDTAMSGNWRQNWRRERIERGFPSACKKCGAGAVIFTSKTTKNPGRLFHGCPNGSEEDKNHLFKWTDESAVEEIDDMKSLYDDKIGRLELQSQRCEDVVRSYEKKIEDLGDALAGFEKEMKEMKELVHGYEKDVKSLKKMVVCGVGMMIVYYYFAMY
- the LOC125585321 gene encoding uncharacterized protein LOC125585321; the protein is MSKISNRDYAALNLSGDNYLQWALDTKISLRSKGLGDSIIKGNNETDKNRYMAISIIRHHLIEGLKDQYITMENPLELWDALHHRYDNQKTVLLPKARNDWKNLRFLDYKSVDEYNSVLFKTVLMLRLCGEVVTEEELLEKTYSTFHSSNVILQQQYRMKGFATYTDLISCLLLAEANNELLMKNSEARPVGTAPLPEANEVEKKEPNKCNYVQNNKRSHGNGRGGYKGRGSDNYSNSRDNYSTGRKGNHNNRGRGSNYGRGRGRYGRGRGRYGRGRGGISKPSYSTKSVCHRCGMGNHWAKNCRTPKHLCELYQESLKNKKPEAHMVHDSGYEADNDSDIAKDDQMDFETSDCLKD